In Fodinibius saliphilus, a genomic segment contains:
- the dnaJ gene encoding molecular chaperone DnaJ — protein MSKRDYYEVLGVSKDASESEIKKAYRKKAMKFHPDRNSDDPNAEKKFKEASEAYEVLGDSEKRQRYDQFGHRGVNGSNGFGGRGAGFEDIGFEDIFSRFSDIFGGEFGGGGRSRGRRSTGQPGSDMKLRIELSLEEIAFGTEKKLKVKKQVKCDECNGTGAETEEDFETCGTCNGMGEVRQVRKTMLGQMVNVQPCPDCNGDGRIIRNKCSKCNGEGRYRGKETVKVKVPSGVSKGNYITLRGKGNAGKRGGEAGALVVLIEEKEHEHFERDGNDIYYDLVLSVPDAILGTEVEVPTLKGKAKLNIEEGIQPGKLLRMSGKGIHGLNRSGVGDQYVRINVYIPKNLTDEELKHVEALEGTEHFDAENKEDNGKGFFNKIKDVFT, from the coding sequence ATGTCTAAACGAGACTACTACGAAGTACTTGGTGTCAGCAAAGATGCCTCAGAAAGTGAAATTAAAAAAGCCTATCGTAAGAAGGCTATGAAGTTCCATCCGGATAGAAATTCGGATGACCCCAATGCTGAGAAGAAATTTAAAGAGGCTTCTGAAGCCTATGAAGTTCTTGGTGATTCTGAAAAACGCCAGCGCTACGACCAGTTTGGTCATCGTGGTGTAAATGGTAGTAATGGATTTGGCGGTCGCGGTGCCGGATTTGAGGATATCGGCTTTGAAGATATCTTTAGCAGATTTAGTGATATCTTTGGCGGCGAATTCGGAGGAGGAGGTCGCTCACGCGGGCGCCGTTCAACTGGGCAACCCGGTTCTGATATGAAGCTGCGTATCGAGCTTTCACTGGAAGAGATCGCATTTGGTACCGAGAAAAAGTTAAAGGTTAAGAAGCAGGTTAAATGTGATGAATGTAATGGTACCGGTGCCGAAACAGAAGAGGATTTTGAGACTTGCGGTACTTGTAATGGAATGGGGGAAGTACGACAAGTGCGTAAAACCATGCTGGGACAGATGGTGAATGTACAGCCGTGTCCGGATTGTAATGGGGATGGTCGTATTATTCGCAACAAATGTTCCAAATGTAATGGTGAAGGACGCTACAGAGGTAAGGAAACAGTGAAGGTGAAAGTTCCTTCAGGTGTTTCTAAAGGTAATTATATTACCCTGAGAGGTAAGGGAAATGCCGGTAAGCGTGGGGGAGAAGCCGGTGCGCTTGTGGTACTTATTGAAGAGAAAGAACATGAGCATTTTGAACGTGATGGTAATGATATCTATTATGACCTTGTGTTAAGTGTACCAGATGCTATCTTAGGTACAGAGGTAGAGGTGCCTACACTTAAAGGAAAAGCTAAATTAAATATTGAGGAAGGCATACAACCTGGAAAGCTGCTTCGAATGAGTGGTAAGGGTATACACGGGCTGAACCGGTCAGGTGTTGGGGATCAATATGTGCGCATAAATGTTTATATCCCTAAAAACCTTACGGATGAGGAACTTAAACATGTTGAAGCACTTGAAGGAACAGAGCATTTTGATGCCGAAAACAAGGAAGATAATGGTAAAGGGTTCTTTAACAAAATTAAGGACGTCTTTACTTAA